From Halobacterium sp. R2-5, the proteins below share one genomic window:
- a CDS encoding Zn-ribbon domain-containing OB-fold protein has protein sequence MTDTSEERVRDAGFDDLLDALAEGDGYYLACANGHGSLPPRRVCPECGSTDLDEEPLPETGEVATYTQVHVPAPSFADDAPYVTAVVDFGPVRLTGQVLADYEDVEIGTEVAPTVGETETNGERLVRFELR, from the coding sequence ATGACCGACACGAGCGAGGAGCGCGTGCGCGACGCGGGCTTCGACGACCTGCTGGACGCGCTCGCCGAGGGCGACGGCTACTATCTGGCGTGCGCGAACGGCCACGGCAGCCTGCCGCCGCGGCGCGTCTGCCCGGAGTGCGGGAGCACGGACCTCGACGAGGAGCCGCTGCCGGAGACCGGCGAGGTGGCGACGTACACGCAGGTCCACGTGCCGGCGCCGTCGTTCGCCGACGACGCGCCGTACGTCACCGCGGTCGTGGACTTCGGACCGGTGCGGCTCACGGGCCAGGTGCTCGCGGACTACGAGGACGTGGAGATCGGCACAGAAGTCGCGCCGACCGTCGGTGAGACGGAGACGAACGGCGAGCGCCTAGTGCGTTTCGAGCTTCGGTAG